Within Topomyia yanbarensis strain Yona2022 chromosome 2, ASM3024719v1, whole genome shotgun sequence, the genomic segment gttccggaaggttttatacgcggcagctttctccgcgtacacgtctgagcacactttgtcccaccacgggttgggagaacgtttttgggtgttcacgtcgggtactcgtttcatctgagtttgaatcgcgctatcgaggaTCGAGTTGgtcaaaaacttatattcttcctccgggggaagtacctgtgttgaatcgatagttttggatatctcagcagcgtagctcttccaatcaatatttcgtgtgaggttatagggaacattgattggtgccgatggtcttgaaccagtggtgcaattacaattggtaagtggtcactaccgtggggatcagatattaccttccacttgcaatctaaccgtagtgatgtcgagcataaagatatgtccagtgcacttgcttgcgcaggtggtctaggaatccgtgtcatttcccctgtgttcagaattgtcatattgaagttgtcacaaaggtcttgaattgtcgaagatggattatcgtcgtatagacagccccaccccgtaccgtgagagttaaagtctccaagaagcaggcggggcgagggaaggtgttcaatcacgttggagaatcttcgatatcccatcatggccctaggaggaacgtaaatagaagcaatgcaaagatctttgcctttgattgttgtttgacaagcgacaacttcaatgcctggcgtcgaaaggaggttgattcgattgaaggagtagtactttttgatccctaaaagtacccccctccccatatgagtcttctcgatccaagcggataatgttaaaatcgtggaagttgaggtttatattagaagttagccatgtttcacatagggaaaatgcatcacaatgattgtaatttagcaagtgttttaatgaatcaattttggggataatacttctgcagttccactgtaaaacagtgatcagatccctgattccgtctaataagttagtcatcgaaggatacgatcgctgtaaggaggggccattgttcagtcaactgttttaaaaatgttcatactgttggtagaatagcaaccagcaagcttttcataggatcggtaatgttgaaagctgtgaatatccagtccacaatgtcagaaaatttaaggactgtaaaattggagcacttgggatttttggtgccttgggtagtgctgggaactcctggttgtatctcaatttcccaaaaccaggaggtattatcttcggatttgtactagcacttccagttgatgaattatttttattttgtacccttgtttgggacaacctaggagacccttacgaggaagttcaggtgagttttgattaggtcttttcctagagtttccaagcggagccaaagaatgcccctcgcaagggtcgttagaggcgttatcgtcagttgacaagagagcgaatgggttttcggagataagtggaacagctcttttaagcatttctgcgtaagagcgtctggagcgatctttggcggatcgcttcagtttatccgcgcgaagtttgtacgttgggcatgtcaaaagtgcatgcggattctccccacagtaaacacacttctcagcgggcctactgcaagtatcatccgcatggcgttccctacatttaccgcaccgttgcttgttgctacagtaggtggccgtgtgacctagctgcttgcaattggaacaattcatgacccgcggtacaaacaggcgtacaggtagacgagctcctcccacttcaacgtagctcggaagtgcagatccggcgaaggttacgcgaaacgaatctgatggatagtaattaccatcttcgatggactgtgagtgcaattgcttgcactccaaaatcttaactgattgaaggttagggtccttaaagcggccagccccatcattcatcagatcatcgacagttagacccgcatcacttaccacaccgtcgatctccacatcacgagaagggatgtagacgcgatactccagcgtaaagaggctattgctaacgatatcattggcttgtttcaagtcagtaacgactacgcgcagtttatctgactgaacctttttaatctttACGGCCGAGTagcgttttgtcagctcccgtgcaacagttatgctgtttaccggtttatttttgggccgaaagtataccacccaaggaccagcggatccatcctggtaaaccttgactcggggggctgtgagacattggggggggggagtggatcgaccataacattatctgtctccgaatcagatatacgttcctcttctccataagattcgtattcggatggtgatccttctgtttgttccattttgttgcgggagcaacacgctcgaccgcactgtttaacttaaatcaaaataaaaaatcaaaagcaaaaaagaaaaaaaaatcgataagaaaagtaaaaaacgaaacacttcaccagttggttcctgacgagctggtaggtgaattgatccttcgtttgttttatccgtcacccgcgtgaccttcacacagtagagctgatatacatgtagctcgtctaaacaaagccgtctttcaggcaagaaaactgtttagtaacgcacttcactgcactaccttcaccgatatcgcaggtaataattatcactcgcggaactgtttattagtaatgctttactgcagcctctgccacatcaagcaccttcgtactaccgaaaaaactaaaccataccggagagaacaaaaagcacttgtttgttgggttacgaatgaagtcgattttacattgaaatttactgtagaaacgttgaagattattgtttttgtattgtagcataacattaGAATTTAATGTAaactattgtaaaattactgtactgtcacagtgaataTTAtgattttgttactgtacatctcTATTCGGGCATGCACACACAATCACATACTATGCTGTTAGCAGTTTGACTaattcaaaatattaaaaaaaaattaaagataaGCGTTCACACCAATGgcgatacaaatttgttttatttataaaaatatagtgCAAGGTCCACGTGGACATTTCCAATACCCTcacgtaccccccccccctcccttccAATTACAAGCGAGAACTTTCTTGTGACCCCTACCCTCtcctaaattgtccacgtggtgTATAAATGACtgcttacatgactatcgaatgcaagtCACCGAAGGATGGCATAATCTATTAGCAAACAACGCTGATCATTTATCCCGGACAGACCCGTGCATGCCAATTTTGTAACCAGACAACCCACTACGGAAAAATATGCGCCgaagaaaataattaaaacgGAGAAGAATTACCCGTAGGAGTTAAATCCGCAATAATAAACAACATCTAACATCTAAACTGAGTTTTACTCATCTACCACAGTCAACTCTAACATGCAGCCACCAACACTTacaaataaaccaaaaacaaccatccaattaaccaataatgaagGGACAACGTCCACGACAGCCGCTCCCAAACCTACAACCAGCatcaccaataaagaagcaaataccgatgaagacggatttacaacagcgacccgcaagaacaagaaacaaataagaacctttgaccctgaacagcaagaaagcagtaccgatgatgacatggacgtgaacgataacgcgataGATGGCAAACTGAATGAGTTCCAAGCTGCGACGGATAGGGCAATTAATGCCACACCGCCAAGAAaaaacacgcagcagcaaatagcgtcaacaagatctggcagaccgacattcttagtaTATTTTAGTTCTACTTATTCTAATAACATAAAatatccacggctcagttgtgatAACGCGTTGAGCCATCAAATAAATCCATGAAAAAAAGGATtctactttaaaaaaaatcacaaacctTTGTCGAGCCATTTTATACACTTTGTTCCAATCCAGTATGTAAtaagtaatttttattttcatttccaGCCGTCGATCACGGAGAATGGGGTGGTCCTAACTCGTGTGCCTCTCGTTTATGCCATTGTGACCTCTCGTTGTCCAAATGTTTACGCCGTTACCACTGTCCGCGGAAACGCAACGTCTGCACTACATCACCCTTGAGGCTACTGCAAAACCTCGTGATGGTATTTTAGGGCCATTTCATTAATCTCACATGCATACCAAATACATGACACATGTCGATGCGCAGGATAGGATATGCCAAGTACAAAAAATTAGATTTAAAATGCGATTTATGGTTATTCCGTTTTTATTAAATAATGTGCAGTAGAAAAATCGACTGCTTTTCTCGAGTCGCTGTTAACAACTATTTGTTCAGGGTAAGCCTAAAATAAGTTTTGCGAACGTTAGAAATTACTTCACATACGCTAGTATGAAAACGTAAGAGCggtgcaatgaaaaaataaaataataaataacgaTGATAATAATGTTAAGCATATTCTTATTGtaatttgattctgatgctaTCCACTTCCGTCCATGTTCTAATCATAGGATACGATTTCTTAAATAATGCTTGATCAGTTGAATACACACTACCGAATCCTCAGCACTGTCGTGGCCGGCATCTAAAACACGACGAAGCGAATTATTCGAAAGCAGCTCAATGTAAGCAACGTAAACTCAACTTACCATTTTCTTGAATTATTTTCTTCAGATTCTCAATACAAAGTGTCTTCAAAGCTCGCTTCTTCGGTGGTCCCATTTTGTGGGGATACAGTACGGATGTATCGACTACGACGTCGTGAATCAATTTCAGCGCCTTAAAATCACTCTCCAAACTGTGACCGACGAGAATTGATTCGGAGTTGAACATCGATAATAGAACGACTTGTACGTTATACAGCGTTGTGGTGGTATTGTGAAGCATCTGTTCCGTTATTCCGGAAAATCTGAAAACATTGATAATGTTTAAGGCAAAGTTAGAAATAGTTTTTTTGTGCACATTTTATTCAGACCGAAAAAAACGAATTTACTTGCCTGGTATTGTAGTCGATTACCCGATTGGACGGTTTAACCAGAGTATCGTAAACAGTTTTCTCGTTAATATCAACTACGGTAATTCTGGTTAACTCTAGCCCAACAGTAGTATAACACATTTCGCAATCCAGTGCGAAAACGTCTTTTTTCGAGGGGACATATCCTTCGGGTGGATCGATCGTCTTTACGAATCCGGTAAGATTGTCATAATCCAAATAGCTGGTAACATGATAGTTAGCGTACATACAACCGGCTGATCCTGCAGGCTGTTGGCAGCAGCTATGCATATTATCCGCAAAACCACGCCGGTAGCAGGTGCTTTTGTTGTGATAGTTGCACGAATCTACAGCCGGTTCGTCGTATATATCCAGATTGTACACCTTTGAACATCGAGAGCAGTACCTTTCATTTTCATTGGGAGGCCGAGATGGTTTCGGAGTATACATTTTGGCCTTTCCTGGAGTTTCAGTCGCACGCGGGAACCCGTTCATTTGCAACTGTTCTTCGGTAAGAATACATTCGTATATCATTTTATATGCTACCGTGGAGGGGGCAGTGTCGATATTATAGCTGGATTTGACTTCGGTTTTCCTGAAAATTAACATCACACATGAGAAAACACGAATCTAACATTCAATGTAGTAAGAGACAGCGGTgagaacaaatttttttggaaagttAGGTATTTCTTTAGTCAACAATTTCGTATAATACACGCTTACGAAAATTGATTGCGAACTGATATGaccgaaaaagttttcaagaaATGTGAATGTATTTGCTTAAGTTTTTCGACATCCGATTAGTCCCTTTTTTCGCCGTTATATAGGATCCTAATAGGTATCAATACAACAGGGTGGGGCGGATGTTTGTTTGCTATGTTTGCTTCTCGGAACGtatcaataaaacaaacgaatcgaAATGAAGCTTGCAAGTGGTTAAATAACTATGGTCGTGCGCGAAACATAGCTAGTTTAATAATCAATCAATAGCAAAAAGCATGGCGCAACATGCTTTTATCTCCTTCACTTCTTGTTGACACGAAAAAATATGATACTATACTACACCGTGAATTTAACGTATCTACTTACAGTTTTTTATTAACACTCCAGGAAATGTTTTGTCCCATTTTTCCTGCCAGAATGACGTCGTGAGAAATTGTTTTGTTCCTGCAAGATGAATTATCGAATGattgcgaaaaaaaaatgaaataaactaAACTAACTTATCCGCTGATCCGCTCCCTGCCTCACTGGCTTCTTTTCGCAGCTTATTAATTGTAAGAAGTGCACTACTCTTGTAGATAACTGGAGTGCTGCACTTTTTAACAACGGCCAGTTCCTCTGTTTGTGCACGATCCCATGCATCCTCACAGGTCGGATAGATACAGAGGCAGTGTTTGATCATTAGGTTGTAGAATTGCATTCGAATGTTGTAGGAAATTTTGGTCGAATCGGGCTCGAGCACCGGTGGAGCAGGCTTCGAAGGGGTAGCATTCGCAGCAGAAGCTGCAGGAACAACAGAAGCGGATGTAGAAGCTTCAGGCAAAGCAGGTCCCGTATGTGCCGTTCGTCCCGTCCCTTTGGGTGCTGTTTGCGCTGGGGTATTGATTGCTTTCATCTTTTTCAGGTGTTCGATTTTTTCCTTTGCCTTCTGAAAAGCTAAAACATTTACGGCAGGCGTGAAACGAGCTGAAAtgatttgaaaattattaaaagcTCTTTTAACGCAAATTTTGCGCATCGTATACTTCTAGGAGTCGTTGTGATTGTATCTGGAGACTTGTAGAAGCTGCTAGAACTAATTGGGGACACCGGTGATTGCTCTTTTGACGGCGGAGTATTTGCAGTTGTAGGACTAAGAACCGGCGATCGCGGTGACCCGTTGCTGAGTCTGGGTGTTACTGGTTTACTCATAACTTTTCGAGTTTCTTCCTCAATGCGTTTCTTGGCATCTTGTtccaagcgtcttttggcagctAGTTCTTCTTGCTGCTTGCGAACTATTTCTTGGCGTTGATAAACagactacaaaataaaacgattGAACTAATATATTTCATAACAAAAAGTATCGCTAACGTACCCTCATAGCATTTTGTACATGATTCGTCTTTCTGACCGGCGGTGGCGCTTTGCTAGTCGGTTTGGATGCCGTAACATTCTCGTGTGCAACGCGTTTCTTGCGACTTTCATCGTAGTACTTGTCGGCAAACATGTCGATCAGCTCTGTTTGATTACGGCTAGGGTTCACTTCAGAATTTTTCTTCTGCTGCTCATGGGTCGACTGCACCGACGACGCTGATGCGTCGTACTCTTCGAAAATCATTTTGCATTGTTTCATGACTTCGTCTTCATCGCTCTCAACGTCTATATCGCTAGGCGGATTATCGAGCAGTTCCCTGTAAATTTCTTCTGCTAACTCCACCTTTGGTTTAGATGAAGATGATTGCAACGTCGATGATTTATGTCGATTCTTCTCACTCTTTGtagacgatgatgatgatgatgttttCTTAGAACTATTAGTACTGCTTCTCGTCGAGTCTCTGCTGGACCTGTGAGATGACCGATGACGATTTTTGTCCGATGATTTGCTACAATCTTTCTCTCTTGCAGAATTTTTCTCTTTATTACGCGAATCTTCCTTATGTTTCGATCTACTACGTTCCTTATCATGATCTCTGTCCTTTACAGATTTTGTTCGATGTTTGTCTTCTTTGTGCGAAGACGCTGAATGCTTTCCATCACTAGAAGACTTTTTCCGGTCAGATCCTTTATGATTATTCTTATCTCTCCGATGATCTTTGTCATCCCTACTACTCTTTTTGTGAGAACTTCTACTACTGCTAGACCTTCTCCTCGAACTGTCTTCCTGTTTCTTATCAAGTGTTTGTGGTTCCGATATTGCGGCGGATATTTTGGGACTAGCAGACTCAGTCTTCGTCTCAATTGAAACATTCTCAGCATCATTTCGCTTTTCGTCGTCGTTATCATCGTGTCCATTGCATGGAATCTCTTTTTCCTCTGCTTCGATTGCATGTTCCTCCTCCTGTGGTTTTCTATTTTCATTCTCATTGTTAATTTCGTCTGATTGTTCTTCTTTTTCAACTATTGAAGACTCGACTACTTTCTTCTCCAAACTGCCAATAGTAGATTTTACACTAGGTACATACTTAGGGGTTATTATTGTGGGCATTGGGATGTACTCCAGCTTAGGTttctttttaattggtccaTCAGATACTGCAACCGAACTAGCACTATTCCGGTTCAATATACTTTTTGGTGTTGCACTGTACGTTGCTGCTGCCGGTATTTCTGTAATTAGAATCCGTTTTCATGAATATCTTATGCATGAACCCAAAACAACTAACCTAGCTTGATGTGCTTAAAGTGGCAGTATGGTCTTGTACAGAGGTCCTTCTCAAAGAAAGGACAGTTGACTGTGCGAAACAAACCGGTAGCAGGAAGCATTCTGTCTTACTCTAGAGATCAAACTATAATACCACCAAAGCAAGCCACAGCGGATCACAATTTCAAATATACTTGAACTCTATGCATTTTTTGTGTACAACAAACTCGTTAGCTAAACTCATCATTTGAGGAGGAAAGAAAGTAAATTTGATAGAAAAATGACAGATGCTCCGAATTGAAAGCTGATTGAAAGAATCCCAAACCCGAAATACCGCCGAAGATTGACAGCGTTGTGCGCGTCAACAAAAAATTCTCTCAGAGACCTGGAACGTCAGCTGGTCCAACGCCAGAGTGGCCAGATTGTGTGTTCAGAATTTAGATAACATTTTGCTCTGAGaacactgaaaaataaaaatatgcatagttagcatactttctattcccgtctcttttattctgccgtgattttatgcattttctagcatgCACTTCAAGTAAGCATTCAATgtgtggatagaccgaatacgcccaatgcata encodes:
- the LOC131683515 gene encoding RNA exonuclease 1 homolog is translated as MLPATGLFRTVNCPFFEKDLCTRPYCHFKHIKLEIPAAATYSATPKSILNRNSASSVAVSDGPIKKKPKLEYIPMPTIITPKYVPSVKSTIGSLEKKVVESSIVEKEEQSDEINNENENRKPQEEEHAIEAEEKEIPCNGHDDNDDEKRNDAENVSIETKTESASPKISAAISEPQTLDKKQEDSSRRRSSSSRSSHKKSSRDDKDHRRDKNNHKGSDRKKSSSDGKHSASSHKEDKHRTKSVKDRDHDKERSRSKHKEDSRNKEKNSAREKDCSKSSDKNRHRSSHRSSRDSTRSSTNSSKKTSSSSSSTKSEKNRHKSSTLQSSSSKPKVELAEEIYRELLDNPPSDIDVESDEDEVMKQCKMIFEEYDASASSVQSTHEQQKKNSEVNPSRNQTELIDMFADKYYDESRKKRVAHENVTASKPTSKAPPPVRKTNHVQNAMRSVYQRQEIVRKQQEELAAKRRLEQDAKKRIEEETRKVMSKPVTPRLSNGSPRSPVLSPTTANTPPSKEQSPVSPISSSSFYKSPDTITTTPRTRFTPAVNVLAFQKAKEKIEHLKKMKAINTPAQTAPKGTGRTAHTGPALPEASTSASVVPAASAANATPSKPAPPVLEPDSTKISYNIRMQFYNLMIKHCLCIYPTCEDAWDRAQTEELAVVKKCSTPVIYKSSALLTINKLRKEASEAGSGSADKNKTISHDVILAGKMGQNISWSVNKKLKTEVKSSYNIDTAPSTVAYKMIYECILTEEQLQMNGFPRATETPGKAKMYTPKPSRPPNENERYCSRCSKVYNLDIYDEPAVDSCNYHNKSTCYRRGFADNMHSCCQQPAGSAGCMYANYHVTSYLDYDNLTGFVKTIDPPEGYVPSKKDVFALDCEMCYTTVGLELTRITVVDINEKTVYDTLVKPSNRVIDYNTRFSGITEQMLHNTTTTLYNVQVVLLSMFNSESILVGHSLESDFKALKLIHDVVVDTSVLYPHKMGPPKKRALKTLCIENLKKIIQENDAGHDSAEDSVVCIQLIKHYLRNRIL